In the Fibrobacter sp. UWB4 genome, GTTATGAACCCGGTCGATCACCCCCTTGGTGGTGGTGAAGGTCGTACCTCTGGTGGTCGTCATCCGTGCTCTCCTTGGGGTAAGAACTCTAAGGGTGCAAAAACTCGTAACAACAAGCGTACTGATAAGTTCATCGTACGTCATCGTCAGAAGAGGGCCTAATTCATGTCTAGATCCCTTAAGAAAGGTGCGTTCGTGGATTCCCACGTTCTCAGCAAGGCCCAGGCGATGGCCGGTTCCGACAAGAAACAGGCTATCAAGACCTGGTCCCGTCGTTCCACAATCGTCCCGGATATGGTCGGACTCACGTTCTCCGTCTATAACGGCAAGCAGTTCCTTCCGGTTTATGTCACCGAAAACATGGTTGGCCATAAGCTCGGCGAATTCTCCATGACCCGTACTTTCCGCGGTCACCGCAAGACTGAAACTGCTGGAGGCAAGAAATAATGCAAGCTGTTGCTAAAGTTAAAAACGTCCGTTACGGCGTTCGCAAGCTCCGTCGCGTAGTCGACCTCGTTCGTGGCAAGTCCGTCAGCGAAGCCTTCGCGATGCTCTCCATCCTCCGTACGCAGACCAAGGGTGCTCCGCTGGTTGAAAATGCTCTCAAGTCCGCTGTCGCTAACTTGAAGCAGAAGTCCGCCGCTCCGGTTTCCGCCGAAGAAATCGTGATCAAGACCATCACCGCTGATGGTGGTACGATCATGAAGCGCATTCACCCGCGTTCCCAGGGCCGTGCTTTCCGTATCGAAAAGCCGCTCTCCCACATCACCGTCGTTGTCGCAGACAAGGAGAATTAACAATGGGTCACAAAACTCATCCTAATGGTCTTCGTCTTGGCGTTATCCGCG is a window encoding:
- the rpsS gene encoding 30S ribosomal protein S19 produces the protein MSRSLKKGAFVDSHVLSKAQAMAGSDKKQAIKTWSRRSTIVPDMVGLTFSVYNGKQFLPVYVTENMVGHKLGEFSMTRTFRGHRKTETAGGKK
- the rplV gene encoding 50S ribosomal protein L22; amino-acid sequence: MQAVAKVKNVRYGVRKLRRVVDLVRGKSVSEAFAMLSILRTQTKGAPLVENALKSAVANLKQKSAAPVSAEEIVIKTITADGGTIMKRIHPRSQGRAFRIEKPLSHITVVVADKEN